ATGGTTTATTACTCACTTTTGGCAGCTCGGGAATTAGGGGGAGAAGGTATAGAGGTAGAGGTAATTAATTTATCAACAGTCAAGCCGCTAGACACAAAAACAATTTTAGAGTTAGTGGAAAAATCAGGCAGGGTAATTACTGTTGAAGATCATCAGGTTGCCGGTGGTATGGGCTCAGCGGTGGCAGAGTTTTTGGCTGAAATTTGTCCGGTGCCGATTAAATTTATTGGCGTTCGCGATCAGTTCGGTCAGTCAGGCCAACCGGAAGAGTTGTTAAATTATTATGGTTTGAACGTAGAAAACATTAAAAAAGCAGTGAAGGAAATACAAAAACATCATCAGGATCGGTAAACACTCTGACAATTAAGTCTTTTGAGCTTTTTCAATTTCTTGCTTTAATCTCTTTTTTAAGAGCCAGGGGGTAAACAGACTATATTTTTGGCCCCCAGAGGTCTCAATTAAAACCTCCGGAGTCCAGATAGCCGCTAATTTAACCGAAGAGATTTCTTTTAGAGGGATGGAAACTTCTCCCAAGATTCCCCAGAGAGCTTGATAAATAATCTTATCTTTAAAAATTTCAGTTTTATTCCCAAGAAATGAGACTTGAAAATTTGGTTTGTCCATATTTTTAGTTTATAATAATTATAACCTATTTATTGCCTTTGGTTTATGGCTAAATTTGATGTAATTTCAATCGGCACCGCGACTTTTGATGTTTATTTAAAAGGATACAAAAGTTTAGAAATCAGCCAGCCGAAAGGGTTGAGTTTGCAATGTTTTCCTTTGGGCGGCAAGTTAGAAATAGAGAGCTTGAGCTATGGTTCGGGCGGCGGCGCGACCAATGCCGCTGCAACTTTTGCCAAACAAGGTTTAAAAACCGCTTGCATTTCTGAAGTCGGGCGAGACGAGTTTGGCGAACTGATTAGGCAAGAGCTTAAAAAAGAAAAAGTCGAACCAGTCTTTTCTCTTAACAGGAAAATTCCTACGGCTTTTTCGGCAATTTTTATTAATTACTCTGGCGAACGGACAATTTTTGTCTTCCGGGGCGCGGCTTCGGATTTGACTTTAAAAGAAATTCCTTTTGAAAAATTAAAAACCAGCTGGGTTTATTTAGCTCCGGGCGGAATTCAGTTTAAGACTTTTGAGAAAATCGTTTCTTATTTTCACAATCAGGGGGTCAAGATTGCTTTAAATCCTTCAAAAGCCCAGATCCGGCTGGGCATGGTTAAGCTTAAAAAAATTCTGAACTCGGCTGATGTTTTACTTTTAAATCAGGAAGAAGCGGCTTATCTGACCGGGGTTAAATATGAAAACGAAAAAAAAATTTTTCAGAGTTTAGATAAAGTAGTTCCCGGGATTTTGGTAATGACTGAAGGACCAAAAGGCGTGAAGGTCTCCGATGGCTATCATTTATGGCGAGCAGAGATATTTAAAGATAAAAGAGTGGTCGATCGGTCCGGGGCTGGCGATGCTTTTGGCTCTGGTTTTGTCGCCGGCTTAATCCGCAAAAAAGAAGAGTGTAAAAAAGGCATTTGCGGCTTGAAAAACATTGCTTATGCGATTCGTTTGGGTTCAGCCAATGCCACCTCGGTAGTGGAGTCATTGGGAACCAAAGCCGGGGTTTTAACCAAAAAGCAGTTTGAGGCAACTAAACGCTGGAAGAGTTTAAAGATTAAAACAGAAAAAATATAAAATGGAAGGATATAAAATTCTTGCCAAGATTTTGCGGACCGACCAAGATATTATTAAAAACTTGGAACAGAAAACAGAAAAAATCACCGGCAAAACCGGGGTTTTAGACAAGGTTATTTCAGAAAACCAGAGTTTGATTGAGAAAAAATTGATCAGTTTTGGTTTAAATCCAAACCGCTCGTTAAAACAGATTGTTTTGAGCTTGTTAAACCGGGTTAAAAAAGACGAAGAAAAAATCAGCCAGCTTTTTAGCGGTTTGAACTTGGCAAGCCAGCAGGATTGCCAAAAAATTCTTGAGTTTGCCGATAAACTTCTGGGTTTTAGCGAGGGCTATTTTCTAAAAAAAGAAAAAGCTAAGGAGCTGTTAAGAAACAAGCCTCCGGAAAATATCTTAAAATTTTTAGGCTATTCTGATATTGAACAAGCTTTGGCAAACGAGGATTTGTTTGAGCTATTTGCCAGTCTCCGATTTGGCGAATCAAATCAGTGGTTGAATCGGGAATTTTTTAAGCAATATGAGAGTTTAACTCCGGCAGATTTTGAAAAGCGGAAAATTCATTATTTTGCCTTTTCAGAAAAATTTGCCCCGTTGGCAAAAGAGTTTATTGCTAAAAAATACCATAACCTTTCCCATCTAAAAGAGTTAGGAACAATCTTTATTGTCCCAACCGAATATCTAATTGGTCCGGGGCAACTGATGAAAATTTTTTCTTTGAGCTTTCATTATTTTTACGAAGTCAAGTTTTATTCCGAGCTGATTGAAAAATACTCTGGCGATTCAAATTTTAAAGATAAGTTGGTCTCGCTTTTGCGCGGCGATGTGGCTGAGCCAAAAATTAATTTAAAAACCAATGATTGGCTGGTGACTCAAAGGTATTTAGAAAAAGACGACTCTTATGAAATTGGCTTGATTGTACCGCATATTAATCCCGAATCAATTCATTGGTCAAGAGCCCAAAACCGGATTGCTAAAATTAACCCCGAATTTGAGTTTTGGCACAACTTAGATTGGGTCGGCGGTTACTTTGAAGACGAAATCGGCGCTGACACTTTGGTGAGTTTTAATTTGGTCGATCTGGCAATGAGTTTAGCGGACAAAGACAAAAAGGTGTTTTATACTTATCACCAGCGCGAAGCGTTGTGGAACAAAATTTTCCAGGAATATTTTGGCGAAGAAGCTTTAGAAAAATTAGCCAAAGAAAATATTATCAGCGCCAGAATTAAGTTTTAATTTTTTATGGGTTTTGGATTTAAACCTCCGGAAAATACGGGTTATCAGTTTGAAAAACCAGCAGTTAAAGCTTTGGCAGACAAGATGATTAGGGTTTCTCAAGGCCGGCCAAACTGGGACAAACTGGTTAAGCTTATGGTTAAGGCAAAAAGATTAGTTGATGCTTATGGAGCGAGGGACAGAGATCTTCACCGAGGGATTTTTCAAAATTTAGACAGGGTTAAAAATGATGACTGGTTAAGCGCCTTTAATTTTTTGGTCCATATTATTATACACCCGGAAACTGCCTCAGGAACATTAAATGAGTTGGCTGAATCCCCCGGATCTTTTCCTTGGTTAAGAAAATTTTTGTCCTTAAAAGATGCGGCTAAAGCAGTTGAAGAATTAAAACAAAAATTAGGCATATGAATTTAAAAAATTATTTAGACCAAGCAGTTGAGAATAAAAAAGCCATTGGCCATTTTAATGTTTCTAACTGGGAAGGAATTCGGGCAGTTAAAGAGATTAGTCGGGAATTAAACCAACCAATTATTATCGGCGCGTCAGAAGGCGAAGCCGAATTTTTAGGCATTAAAGAGATTTCCGCTATTGTCCGGCATTTCCGCCAGACTTATAATCTGCCGCTGTTTTTAAACGCAGACCATTTTAAAGATTTGGGAAAAATCAAGCAGGCCGCTGAAGCGGGTTTTGACGCAATTTTATTTGACGCGGTTGAGTTTGATTTAGAGGAGAACATTAAAAAAACAAAACAGGCAGTTGAGCTGGTTAAATCAATCAATCCGGATATTTTAACCGAGGGCGAGCTGGGCTATATTGGTTTTGGCTCAGTGGTTCGGGAGCAACTGCCAGAAGGCGCGGTGGTTTCAGAAGAACAAATGATTAAACCGGAACAAGCAAAAAGATTTGTTCAGGAAACCGGAGTTGATTTGATTGGGCCGGGCGTGGGCAATATCCACGGCATTGTTAAAGGCTACAAAGAAAACCTTTCTTTTCAAAGGATTCAAGAGATTAAAGATGCTGTTCCGGCATATTTAGTTCTTCATGGCGCTTCTGGGATAGACAATCAATCAATAGCAAAAGCAATTCAGGCCGGGGTTAGCATTGTTCATATAAATACTGAACTGCGCTTGGCTTGGAAAAACGCCTTGGAAAAATCTTTGGAGGAAAATCCAAAGGAGATTGCGCCATATAAAGTTTTGCTGCCGGCAGTGGAAGAAATAAAAGCTGTTATTAAAGAAAAAATAGCAGTTTTTAATGGCAGAGAATGAAAAAATTTTCGTTCCGGCTGATTATTTTTTCTGGTTTTTAATCGGAATTATCAGCAATGTTTTTTTGCTTTCTTTTTTCAGCATTAAAATCTGGCAGATTTTGTTGGGCGCAGTTGTTTTGATTATTTTTTTGTTATTAGTCAGGCCGCAGTTTAGCTGGTTGGCAGTTAGTTTTTTGGCTGGTTTTATTTTAGCTTTATTAAGAATTATTTTTGTTCCGGAAATTAATTTTTCTTTAATTTCGGCCGACTCGAGATCTTATCTTGTAAATCTTCGGGGTCAGCTTTCTTTAGCTTTAGGCCGGATTTTTCCAGAACCAGCAGCTGGTTTTAGCCAGGGAATTATTACCGGCAGCCAGGGAGTTAAGTTTGAACCTGATTTTTGGCAGGCGCTGAAAATTACCAGCACTGCTCATTTGATTGCGGTTTCAGGTTATAACATTACTATTGTGGCCAGATTTATTACCCGGCTTTTGTCTTGGTTGACAGTCCATCGGAAACTGATCTGGCTGTTTGCTTTAGCCGGAATCTTTGTTTTTACTGTTTTTGTTGGCGCGCCGATCTCTGCGGTTCGGGCCGGAATTATGGCCGCTTTAGTGGTTATAGCCGAAAGATTTAGCCGCCAGCAAAATACCAAGATTGCTTTTGCTTTTGTTTTGGGGCTGATGGTTTTGATTGACCCCTTGTCTTTAAGATATGATTTAAGTTTTCAACTTTCATTTTTAGCTGCTTTTGGAATTTTCTATCTGGCGCCGGTTTGGTTTAAACAGAAACACGGAGAAGAAAAGAACTGGATTTTGGAGTTAAAGAAAATCGCGGCTGAAACCTTATCTGCCCAGGCAATGGTTTTGCCGATCTTGATTTATAATTTTGGCAGTTTGTCGCTGACCGGTATGCTGGCAAACTTTTTGGTTTTGCCTTTAATTCCTTTAGCAATGAGCTTGAGTTTTTTGTCCGGTTTGGGATTTTTGGTTTATCCGGCTCTCGGGCAGACAATCGGTTTTCTAAGCTTTCCCTTGCTTAGTTTGATTATTGA
This genomic window from Patescibacteria group bacterium contains:
- a CDS encoding carbohydrate kinase family protein, which translates into the protein MAKFDVISIGTATFDVYLKGYKSLEISQPKGLSLQCFPLGGKLEIESLSYGSGGGATNAAATFAKQGLKTACISEVGRDEFGELIRQELKKEKVEPVFSLNRKIPTAFSAIFINYSGERTIFVFRGAASDLTLKEIPFEKLKTSWVYLAPGGIQFKTFEKIVSYFHNQGVKIALNPSKAQIRLGMVKLKKILNSADVLLLNQEEAAYLTGVKYENEKKIFQSLDKVVPGILVMTEGPKGVKVSDGYHLWRAEIFKDKRVVDRSGAGDAFGSGFVAGLIRKKEECKKGICGLKNIAYAIRLGSANATSVVESLGTKAGVLTKKQFEATKRWKSLKIKTEKI
- a CDS encoding class II fructose-bisphosphate aldolase is translated as MNLKNYLDQAVENKKAIGHFNVSNWEGIRAVKEISRELNQPIIIGASEGEAEFLGIKEISAIVRHFRQTYNLPLFLNADHFKDLGKIKQAAEAGFDAILFDAVEFDLEENIKKTKQAVELVKSINPDILTEGELGYIGFGSVVREQLPEGAVVSEEQMIKPEQAKRFVQETGVDLIGPGVGNIHGIVKGYKENLSFQRIQEIKDAVPAYLVLHGASGIDNQSIAKAIQAGVSIVHINTELRLAWKNALEKSLEENPKEIAPYKVLLPAVEEIKAVIKEKIAVFNGRE
- a CDS encoding ComEC/Rec2 family competence protein, with amino-acid sequence MAENEKIFVPADYFFWFLIGIISNVFLLSFFSIKIWQILLGAVVLIIFLLLVRPQFSWLAVSFLAGFILALLRIIFVPEINFSLISADSRSYLVNLRGQLSLALGRIFPEPAAGFSQGIITGSQGVKFEPDFWQALKITSTAHLIAVSGYNITIVARFITRLLSWLTVHRKLIWLFALAGIFVFTVFVGAPISAVRAGIMAALVVIAERFSRQQNTKIAFAFVLGLMVLIDPLSLRYDLSFQLSFLAAFGIFYLAPVWFKQKHGEEKNWILELKKIAAETLSAQAMVLPILIYNFGSLSLTGMLANFLVLPLIPLAMSLSFLSGLGFLVYPALGQTIGFLSFPLLSLIIEIIRGFARFPLAGISGIFIAPLLIIIYYGFIGLIIKKSP